A window of Ranitomeya variabilis isolate aRanVar5 chromosome 2, aRanVar5.hap1, whole genome shotgun sequence contains these coding sequences:
- the CLIP3 gene encoding CAP-Gly domain-containing linker protein 3, protein MTREDPLDCASEENQRPIDFQSPILEKRKRPVVHSSAPAPLPKDYAFTFFDPNDPACQEILFDPQTSIPELFAIIRQWVPQVQHKIDVIGSEILKRGCHVNDRDGLTDMTLLHYACKAGAHGVGDPAAAVRLTNQLLQLGADVTLRSRWTNMNALHYAAYFDVPELLRILLKASKPKVLNSTCSDFNHGTALHIAASNLCLGAVKCLLEHGANPSVRNSKGQVPADVVPDPMDMGLDKAESAMIAKELKQLLLDAVPLTCNLPKVTLPNYDNIPGNLMLASIGLRLGDRVLLDLEKAGTLRFCGTTEFASGQWVGVELDEPDGKNDGSVGGIRYFICPPKHGLFASVSKISKAPDQAPSSVTSTPKTPRMDFSRVTGKGKKEKKAIQKKSVSVGSLDKEGLNIDLGDQVLVAGQKQGLVRFYGKTDFAPGYWFGVELEKPTGKHDGSVFGVRYFTCSPKHGVFAPPSRVQRIGGPKEPQVENNGVKKVHQVTMSQPKRNFNTVRTPKELASENSLSRLLFCCWFPWLLRAEMQS, encoded by the exons ATGACTAGAGAGGACCCTCTAGATTGTGCGTCGGAGGAGAACCAGCGTCCTATCGATTTCCAGAGTCCTATTCTGGAGAAACGGAAAAGACCAGTGGTTCACTCCTCAGCCCCGGCTCCTCTTCCTAAGGATTATG CTTTCACCTTCTTTGATCCCAACGACCCTGCGTGCCAGGAAATATTGTTTGACCCCCAAACTAGTATTCCGGAACTCTTTGCCATCATCCGGCAGTGGGTGCCCCAGGTCCAGCACAAGATAGACGTTATTGGCAGTGAG ATCTTGAAAAGGGGCTGCCATGTGAATGACAGGGATGGACTAACGGACATGACGCTATTACACTATGCGTGTAAAGCCGGAGCCCATGGTGTAG GAGACCCCGCGGCCGCCGTACGACTGACCAATCAGCTTCTCCAGCTGGGAGCGGACGTGACCCTGCGCAGCCGGTGGACCAACATGAACGCCCTGCACTACGCGGCCTATTTCGACGTCCCAGAGCTGTTACGCATCTTACTGAAAGCCTCCAAGCCTAAAG TGCTCAATTCCACCTGCAGCGATTTCAACCATGGGACGGCTCTGCACATCGCGGCTTCTAATCTGTGCCTGGGGGCTGTTAAATGTCTCCTGGAACATGGCGCCAACCCCTCGGTCAGG AACAGTAAAGGCCAGGTCCCGGCAGATGTGGTTCCCGACCCTATGGATATGGGACTAGACAAGGCCGAGTCAGCCATGATTGCAAAGGAACTGAAGCAGCTGCTTCTGGATGCCGTGCCCCTGACCTGCAACCTGCCCAAAGTCACGCTGCCCAATTATGACAACATCCCTGGTAACCTGATGCTGGCGTCTATTGGGCTGAGGCTCGGTGACCGGGTACTGCTGGACCTCGAGAAG GCTGGCACGCTGCGTTTCTGCGGCACAACTGAATTTGCCAGTGGTCAGTGGGTAGGAGTGGAGCTGGACGAGCCAGATGGAAAGAATGACGGCAGCGTGGGGGGCATCCGCTACTTCATCTGTCCCCCCAAACATG GACTTTTTGCTTCCGTCTCCAAAATCAGTAAAGCTCCAGATCAGGCGCCATCCTCTGTCACCTCTACACCTAAGACCCCACGAATGGACTTCTCCAGAGTCACCGGCAaagggaaaaaagagaaaaaag CGATACAAAAAAAGTCTGTCAGCGTGGGCAGCTTAGACAAAGAGGggctcaacatcgatctgggggacCAGGTGCTGGTGGCTGGACAAAAGCAGGGATTGGTACGCTTCTACGGCAAGACAGACTTTGCGCCAG GGTACTGGTTCGGAGTGGAGTTGGAAAAGCCAACAGGAAAACATGATGGTTCAGTATTCGGGGTCCGGTATTTTACCTGCTCCCCAAAACATGGTGTATTTGCTCCCCCCTCAAGGGTTCAGAG GATTGGTGGCCCAAAAGAGCCTCAAGTGGAGAACAATGGTGTGAAAAAGGTTCATCAAGTTACTA